The following proteins are encoded in a genomic region of Burkholderia pyrrocinia:
- the fliR gene encoding flagellar biosynthetic protein FliR, giving the protein MFSVTYAQLNGWLTAFLWPFVRMLALVATAPVVGHAAVPVRVKIGLAAFMALVVAPTLGAMPDVTVFSAQGIWIVVTQFLIGVAMGFTMQIVFAAVEAAGDFIGLSMGLGFATFFDPHTSGATPVMGRFLNAVAMLAFLAVDGHLQVFAALAASFQSLPVSADLLHAPGWRTLAAFGATVIEMGLLLALPVVAALLIANLALGILNRAAPQIGVFQVGFPVTMLVGLLLVQLMVPNLVPFVSHLFDMGLDAMGRVLIGWR; this is encoded by the coding sequence ATGTTCTCGGTTACCTACGCGCAGCTCAACGGCTGGCTCACCGCCTTCCTGTGGCCGTTCGTGCGGATGCTCGCGCTCGTCGCGACCGCGCCCGTCGTGGGCCACGCGGCGGTGCCCGTGCGCGTGAAGATCGGCCTCGCCGCGTTCATGGCGCTGGTTGTCGCGCCGACGCTCGGAGCGATGCCGGACGTCACCGTGTTCTCCGCGCAGGGCATCTGGATCGTCGTCACGCAGTTCCTGATCGGTGTCGCGATGGGCTTCACGATGCAGATCGTGTTCGCGGCCGTCGAGGCGGCCGGCGACTTCATCGGGCTGTCGATGGGCCTCGGCTTCGCCACCTTCTTCGATCCGCACACGAGCGGCGCGACGCCCGTGATGGGCCGCTTCCTGAACGCGGTCGCGATGCTCGCGTTCCTCGCGGTGGACGGCCACCTGCAGGTGTTCGCCGCGCTCGCCGCGTCGTTCCAGTCGCTGCCGGTGTCGGCCGACCTGCTGCATGCGCCCGGCTGGCGCACGCTCGCCGCGTTCGGCGCGACCGTGATCGAAATGGGGCTGCTGCTCGCGCTGCCGGTGGTCGCGGCGCTGCTGATCGCGAACCTCGCGCTCGGCATCCTGAACCGCGCCGCGCCGCAGATCGGCGTGTTCCAGGTCGGCTTTCCGGTCACGATGCTGGTCGGGCTGTTGCTCGTGCAACTGATGGTGCCGAACCTCGTGCCGTTCGTGTCGCACCTGTTCGACATGGGGCTCGATGCGATGGGGCGCGTGCTGATCGGCTGGCGGTAG
- the fliQ gene encoding flagellar biosynthesis protein FliQ has product MTPEQVMTLAHQAMMVGLLLAAPLLLVALAVGLVVSLFQAATQINEATLSFIPKLLAVAATLVIAGPWMLTTMLDYLRQTLLHVATLGAG; this is encoded by the coding sequence ATGACGCCCGAACAAGTGATGACCCTCGCGCACCAGGCGATGATGGTCGGCCTGCTGCTCGCCGCCCCGCTGCTGCTGGTCGCGCTCGCGGTCGGCCTGGTCGTGAGCCTGTTCCAGGCGGCGACGCAGATCAACGAGGCAACGCTGTCGTTCATCCCGAAGCTGCTCGCGGTCGCCGCGACGCTCGTGATCGCCGGCCCGTGGATGCTGACGACGATGCTCGACTACCTGCGGCAAACGCTGCTGCACGTCGCGACGCTCGGCGCCGGCTGA
- the fliP gene encoding flagellar type III secretion system pore protein FliP (The bacterial flagellar biogenesis protein FliP forms a type III secretion system (T3SS)-type pore required for flagellar assembly.) encodes MKHEFLRRAARFAPALILCLAPALACAQANGLPAFNASPGPHGGTTYSLSVQTMLLLTMLSFLPAMLLMMTSFTRIIIVLSLLRQALGTATTPPNQVLVGLAMFLTFFVMSPVLDKAYNDGYKPFSDGTMPMEQAVQRGVAPFKTFMLKQTRETDLALFAKISKAAPMQGPEDVPLSLLVPAFVTSELKTGFQIGFTVFIPFLIVDMVVASVLMSMGMMMVSPSTVSLPFKLMLFVLVDGWQLLIGSLAQSFT; translated from the coding sequence ATGAAACACGAATTCCTGCGTCGCGCGGCGCGCTTCGCGCCCGCGCTGATCCTCTGTCTCGCCCCCGCGCTCGCGTGCGCGCAGGCGAACGGCCTGCCCGCGTTCAACGCGAGTCCGGGCCCGCATGGCGGCACCACCTATTCGCTGAGCGTGCAGACGATGCTGCTGCTCACGATGCTGTCGTTCCTGCCGGCGATGCTGTTGATGATGACGAGCTTCACGCGCATCATCATCGTGCTGTCGCTGCTGCGCCAGGCGCTCGGCACCGCGACGACGCCGCCGAACCAGGTGCTCGTCGGCCTGGCGATGTTCCTGACCTTCTTCGTGATGTCGCCGGTGCTCGACAAGGCCTACAACGACGGCTACAAGCCGTTCTCCGACGGTACGATGCCGATGGAGCAGGCCGTGCAGCGCGGCGTCGCGCCGTTCAAGACCTTCATGCTGAAGCAGACCCGCGAGACCGATCTCGCGCTGTTCGCGAAGATCTCGAAGGCCGCGCCGATGCAGGGCCCCGAGGACGTGCCGCTGTCGCTGCTGGTGCCCGCGTTCGTCACGAGCGAGCTGAAGACCGGCTTCCAGATCGGCTTCACGGTATTCATCCCGTTCCTGATCGTCGACATGGTCGTCGCGAGCGTGCTGATGTCGATGGGGATGATGATGGTGTCGCCGTCCACCGTGTCGCTGCCGTTCAAGCTGATGCTGTTCGTGCTGGTCGACGGCTGGCAGTTGCTGATCGGCTCGCTCGCGCAGAGCTTCACGTAA
- the fliO gene encoding flagellar biosynthetic protein FliO: MNVAKRGRRVRIAIAAALAVAAALACAPAGAADMNAVNHAGSIASSVMVGSAAPSLGIGAVLQTLVGLAVVIGLVFACAWLARRFGFQPARRGGPLKVVSSVAVGAKESATLVEIGDTWLVLGVAPGNVRLLHTLPAGPTAASASAGAAPSEGGLPGTFGSRFRDALAGEAAKRLGRGKDR, encoded by the coding sequence ATGAACGTCGCGAAGCGCGGCCGCCGCGTGCGCATCGCGATCGCGGCGGCGCTTGCCGTCGCCGCTGCGCTCGCGTGCGCGCCGGCCGGCGCCGCCGACATGAACGCGGTAAACCATGCCGGTTCGATCGCGTCGAGCGTGATGGTCGGTTCGGCCGCGCCGTCGCTCGGCATCGGCGCGGTGCTGCAGACGCTCGTCGGGCTCGCGGTCGTGATCGGTCTCGTCTTCGCGTGCGCGTGGCTCGCGCGCCGCTTCGGCTTCCAGCCCGCGCGGCGCGGCGGCCCGCTGAAGGTCGTGTCGAGCGTCGCGGTCGGCGCGAAGGAAAGCGCGACGCTCGTCGAGATCGGCGATACCTGGCTCGTGCTCGGCGTCGCGCCGGGCAACGTGCGGCTGCTGCATACGCTGCCGGCCGGCCCGACGGCGGCATCGGCTTCGGCCGGCGCCGCACCGTCCGAAGGCGGCCTGCCGGGCACGTTCGGCTCGCGGTTTCGCGACGCGCTCGCGGGCGAAGCCGCGAAGCGCCTCGGCCGCGGCAAGGACCGCTGA
- the fliN gene encoding flagellar motor switch protein FliN: MSELNQTPEDDMQAMADAALAASAAAAHAAPAAAEEDPGIDDWAAALAEQNQQPVQAGATGAGVFQPLSKAAASSTHNDIEMILDIPVKMTVELGRTKIAIRNLLQLAQGSVVELDGLAGEPMDVLVNGCLIAQGEVVVVNDKFGIRLTDIITPAERIRKLNR; this comes from the coding sequence ATGAGTGAGCTGAACCAGACGCCCGAGGACGACATGCAAGCGATGGCCGATGCGGCCCTCGCGGCTTCGGCCGCCGCCGCTCACGCGGCACCGGCCGCGGCGGAAGAAGATCCGGGCATCGACGACTGGGCCGCCGCGCTCGCCGAGCAGAACCAGCAGCCGGTGCAGGCGGGCGCGACGGGCGCCGGCGTGTTCCAGCCGCTGTCGAAGGCCGCGGCGAGCTCGACGCACAACGACATCGAGATGATCCTCGACATCCCGGTCAAGATGACCGTGGAACTCGGCCGCACGAAGATCGCGATCCGCAACCTGCTGCAGCTCGCGCAGGGTTCGGTGGTCGAGCTCGACGGCCTCGCCGGCGAGCCGATGGACGTGCTCGTGAACGGCTGCCTGATCGCGCAGGGCGAGGTCGTGGTCGTCAACGACAAGTTCGGCATCCGCCTGACCGACATCATCACGCCGGCCGAACGCATCCGGAAGCTGAATCGATGA
- the fliM gene encoding flagellar motor switch protein FliM produces MGHEEFMSQEEVDALLKGVTGETDAVDEQRDTSGVRPYNIATQERIVRGRMPGLEIINDRFARLLRIGIFNFMRRTAEISVSQVKVQKYSEFTRNLPIPTNLNLVHVKPLRGTSLFVFDPNLVFFVVDNLFGGDGRFHTRVEGRDFTATEQRIIGKLLNLVFEHYATAWKSVRPLQFEFVRSEMHTQFANVATPNEIVIVTQFSIEFGPTGGTLHICMPYSMIEPIRDVLSSPIQGEALEVDRRWVRVLSQQVQAAEVELSADLAEISSTFEKILNLRTGDVLPLEIADSITAKVDGVPVMECGYGIFNGQYALRVQKMISASDTMKEGGYE; encoded by the coding sequence ATGGGCCACGAAGAATTCATGTCGCAGGAGGAGGTCGATGCCCTCCTCAAGGGCGTCACGGGCGAAACCGATGCAGTCGACGAGCAGCGCGACACATCGGGCGTCCGTCCCTACAACATCGCGACGCAGGAGCGGATCGTCCGCGGCCGGATGCCCGGCCTCGAGATCATCAACGACCGCTTCGCGCGATTGCTGCGGATCGGCATCTTCAACTTCATGCGGCGCACCGCGGAAATCTCCGTCAGCCAGGTGAAGGTGCAGAAGTACAGCGAGTTCACCCGCAACCTGCCGATCCCGACGAACCTGAACCTGGTGCACGTGAAGCCGCTGCGCGGCACGTCGCTGTTCGTGTTCGACCCGAACCTCGTGTTCTTCGTCGTCGACAACCTGTTCGGCGGCGACGGGCGCTTTCACACGCGCGTCGAGGGCCGCGATTTCACGGCCACCGAGCAGCGGATCATCGGCAAGCTGCTGAACCTCGTGTTCGAGCACTACGCGACCGCGTGGAAGAGCGTGCGGCCGCTGCAGTTCGAATTCGTGCGCTCGGAGATGCACACGCAGTTCGCGAACGTCGCAACGCCGAACGAGATCGTGATCGTCACGCAGTTCTCGATCGAGTTCGGGCCGACGGGCGGCACGCTGCACATCTGCATGCCGTACTCGATGATCGAGCCGATCCGCGACGTGCTCAGTTCGCCGATCCAGGGCGAGGCGCTCGAAGTCGACCGCCGCTGGGTGCGCGTGCTGTCGCAGCAGGTACAGGCCGCCGAGGTCGAGCTGAGCGCGGATCTTGCCGAGATCTCGTCGACCTTCGAGAAGATCCTGAACCTGCGCACGGGCGACGTGCTGCCGCTGGAGATCGCCGACTCGATCACCGCGAAGGTCGACGGCGTGCCGGTGATGGAATGCGGCTACGGCATTTTCAATGGTCAATATGCGTTGCGCGTGCAGAAGATGATCAGCGCGAGCGATACGATGAAGGAAGGTGGATATGAGTGA
- the fliL gene encoding flagellar basal body-associated protein FliL, whose protein sequence is MHATRHHARIHMASTTANPTADKPASSGKFKRIALIAVIALGAAAAAAGGMYVFLSKEGVGHASAPAEPAPLAAPVFFPLDPLTVNLQSDDGAQHYLRVGLSLKLTDPKAQEQLTARMPEIRSRILLALSNKHPEDLATPDGKRSLAKELRDLIEQPTQPGNQRAKVDDVLFTEFVVQ, encoded by the coding sequence ATGCATGCTACGAGACATCACGCACGCATTCACATGGCCTCCACGACCGCAAACCCGACCGCCGACAAGCCGGCTTCGTCCGGCAAGTTCAAGCGCATCGCGCTCATCGCCGTCATCGCGCTGGGCGCGGCCGCCGCCGCAGCCGGCGGCATGTACGTGTTCCTGAGCAAGGAAGGCGTCGGCCATGCGAGCGCGCCCGCCGAGCCGGCGCCGCTCGCCGCACCGGTGTTCTTCCCGCTCGACCCGCTGACCGTGAACCTGCAGTCGGACGACGGCGCGCAGCACTACCTGCGCGTCGGCCTGTCGCTGAAGCTCACCGACCCGAAGGCGCAGGAGCAACTGACCGCGCGGATGCCGGAGATCCGCAGCCGGATCCTGCTCGCGCTGTCGAACAAGCATCCCGAGGATCTCGCGACGCCGGACGGCAAACGTTCGCTCGCGAAGGAACTGCGGGACCTGATCGAGCAGCCGACGCAGCCGGGCAACCAGCGCGCGAAGGTCGACGACGTGCTGTTTACCGAATTCGTCGTCCAGTAA
- a CDS encoding LrgB family protein, with the protein MPALLSNLSADQVNTAISFGCFVLTVVLYFASKRLYAYKKTLLFSPLVFVPGVLVLLVLLTGIPYSVYFRDTRWLMWLLGPATIAFAVPIYEYRDLIRRHWLSLSVGVAVGIGAGVCGSLLLAKLLHLSPELQRSLMTRSVSTPFALAVSDKIHAPKDLTALFVIATGICGMLLGEIVLALVPMRTRLARGALFGAAAHGVGTAKAREIGSEEGVVSSLTMMIAGVAMVLIAPLLTLLPI; encoded by the coding sequence ATGCCTGCCTTGCTGTCGAACCTGTCCGCCGACCAGGTGAATACCGCGATCTCGTTCGGCTGCTTCGTGCTGACGGTCGTGCTGTATTTCGCGTCGAAGCGGCTCTACGCGTACAAGAAGACGCTGCTGTTTTCGCCGCTCGTGTTCGTGCCGGGCGTGCTGGTGCTGCTCGTCCTGTTGACCGGCATCCCGTATTCGGTCTACTTCCGCGACACGCGCTGGCTGATGTGGCTGCTCGGCCCGGCGACGATCGCGTTCGCGGTGCCGATCTACGAGTATCGCGACCTGATCCGCCGGCACTGGCTGTCGCTGTCGGTCGGCGTCGCGGTCGGGATCGGCGCGGGCGTGTGCGGGTCGCTGCTGCTCGCGAAGCTGCTGCACCTGTCGCCCGAGCTGCAGCGCTCGCTGATGACGCGCTCGGTGTCGACGCCGTTCGCGCTTGCCGTGTCGGACAAGATCCACGCGCCGAAGGATCTCACCGCGCTGTTCGTGATCGCGACCGGTATCTGCGGGATGCTGCTCGGCGAGATCGTGCTCGCGCTCGTGCCGATGCGCACGCGGCTCGCGCGCGGCGCGCTGTTCGGCGCGGCCGCCCACGGCGTGGGCACCGCGAAGGCGCGCGAGATCGGCAGCGAGGAAGGCGTCGTGTCGAGCCTCACGATGATGATCGCGGGCGTCGCGATGGTGCTGATCGCGCCGCTGCTGACGCTGCTGCCGATCTGA
- a CDS encoding CidA/LrgA family protein: MNKPIAVAAARPAAPGSMAHTSRIALQAAALGALWMAVDWAVRRVGLPVPSGVIGLAVLLVLLFSGRVAPAWVKDGANWLLSDMLLFFVPAAVAAVQYGGLFREDGWRLALVVVAGTAFVMVAVAVAVDLAAKLERRLAAQRVFAERRRARLSAVSAH, translated from the coding sequence ATGAACAAGCCGATCGCCGTTGCCGCCGCCCGCCCTGCCGCTCCGGGCAGCATGGCACACACGAGCCGGATCGCGCTGCAGGCCGCCGCGCTCGGCGCGCTGTGGATGGCCGTCGACTGGGCCGTGCGGAGGGTCGGGCTGCCGGTTCCGTCCGGCGTGATCGGCCTCGCGGTGCTCCTCGTGCTGCTGTTCTCGGGCCGTGTCGCGCCCGCGTGGGTGAAGGACGGCGCGAACTGGCTGCTGTCCGACATGCTGTTGTTCTTCGTGCCGGCCGCCGTCGCGGCCGTGCAGTATGGCGGGCTGTTCCGCGAGGATGGCTGGCGCCTCGCGCTGGTGGTCGTCGCGGGCACCGCGTTCGTGATGGTCGCGGTGGCCGTCGCGGTCGACCTCGCCGCGAAGCTCGAACGCCGGCTCGCCGCGCAGCGCGTGTTCGCCGAACGCCGCCGCGCGCGCCTGAGCGCCGTGTCGGCCCACTGA
- a CDS encoding LysR family transcriptional regulator — protein MELRALRYFVEVVRQQSFTAAADKLFVTQPTISKMVKALEDEIGSPLLLRDGRQMVLTDAGRIVFQRGQDVLAAQAQLQSELNDLGTLGRGELTIGVPPLGGSLFTPIIAAYKQRYPNIELKLFEQGARMIEAALMSGELELGGLLEPVDPGTFERLPMVRAPLWLVAPRESRWEDQAAVRLADLARESFVFYAESLALHDAVLDACRQAGFTPSIVSRSGHWDFMAALVHAGVGIALLPEPYCRRLDTGQFTCRPIVEPEITWAIALGWLKKGYLSHAARAWLEVARATLPIAPGDDLAFGGLRARA, from the coding sequence ATGGAATTGCGCGCGCTGCGGTACTTCGTCGAGGTGGTCCGCCAGCAGAGCTTCACCGCGGCAGCCGACAAGCTGTTCGTGACCCAGCCGACCATCAGCAAGATGGTGAAGGCGCTCGAGGACGAGATCGGTTCGCCGCTGTTGCTGCGCGACGGCCGGCAGATGGTGCTGACCGACGCGGGGCGGATCGTGTTCCAGCGCGGCCAGGACGTGCTTGCCGCACAGGCGCAGCTGCAGTCGGAGCTGAACGATCTCGGCACGCTCGGGCGCGGCGAGCTGACGATCGGTGTCCCGCCGCTCGGCGGGTCGCTGTTCACGCCGATCATCGCCGCGTACAAGCAGCGCTATCCGAACATCGAGCTGAAGCTGTTCGAGCAGGGCGCGCGGATGATCGAGGCGGCGCTGATGTCGGGCGAGCTCGAGCTCGGCGGGCTGCTGGAGCCGGTCGACCCCGGCACGTTCGAGCGGCTGCCGATGGTGCGCGCGCCGCTGTGGCTCGTCGCGCCGCGCGAATCGCGCTGGGAGGATCAAGCGGCCGTGCGGCTCGCCGATCTCGCGCGCGAGTCGTTCGTGTTCTACGCGGAAAGCCTTGCGCTGCACGACGCGGTGCTCGATGCGTGCCGTCAGGCCGGCTTCACGCCGTCGATCGTGAGCCGCAGCGGCCACTGGGATTTCATGGCCGCGCTCGTGCATGCGGGGGTCGGCATCGCGCTGCTGCCCGAGCCGTATTGCCGGCGGCTCGACACGGGCCAGTTCACGTGCCGGCCGATCGTCGAACCGGAAATCACGTGGGCGATCGCGCTCGGCTGGCTGAAGAAGGGGTATCTGTCGCACGCGGCGCGCGCGTGGCTGGAAGTTGCACGGGCGACGCTGCCGATCGCGCCCGGCGACGATCTCGCGTTCGGCGGGTTGCGGGCGAGGGCGTGA
- a CDS encoding type II toxin-antitoxin system Phd/YefM family antitoxin: MRTYDIHDAKTNLSRLIDEAVHTGEPFVITKTGKPLVEVVPINTHESAPLSRIGFMKGQIRIPEDFGAMGNTAIGKLFEGDA, translated from the coding sequence ATGCGAACCTATGACATACATGACGCGAAGACGAATCTGTCGCGTCTGATCGATGAAGCCGTCCATACCGGCGAACCCTTCGTGATCACGAAAACCGGCAAGCCGCTCGTCGAGGTTGTGCCGATCAATACGCACGAATCCGCTCCACTGAGCCGGATCGGCTTCATGAAGGGGCAGATCCGTATCCCGGAAGATTTCGGTGCGATGGGCAACACTGCTATTGGGAAGCTGTTCGAGGGCGACGCATGA